Proteins co-encoded in one Bacteroidota bacterium genomic window:
- a CDS encoding T9SS type A sorting domain-containing protein — MKRSIIILALLANSLLIYSQKWAPTGAKWYYSFTPGMQYELAVIESIGDVTINDVLCQKLNSYVIYAEMEPNGTYHWDTLNCPYQYTFFNSNKVFIYNSTSNGFDVLYDFSATPGDIVTVKDTPFPGYCPEGCYPDCQLFQYVIDSINYNLFINGINLKRFYTSPTENSDYVFTDPDSMVGYAPIIERLGSLKYLFGVTRMQVMEGAINCLRCYEDSTIFYRIPGWPTTLPCDYLPPLYTQLPEDSGMLKKQIKVYPNPSATNLYIQYPDGFEILGYELINLSGLICQREDFLVPQNPVSIISLRQGYYFLKLKTSRGVFYFHFIKI, encoded by the coding sequence ATGAAAAGGAGTATTATTATTTTAGCCCTTTTGGCAAACTCATTATTAATTTACTCCCAGAAATGGGCCCCAACAGGAGCAAAATGGTATTACAGTTTTACCCCTGGGATGCAATATGAGCTTGCTGTCATCGAATCCATTGGAGATGTAACAATCAATGACGTCTTATGCCAGAAGCTCAATTCTTATGTTATTTATGCTGAGATGGAACCTAATGGGACTTATCATTGGGATACACTAAATTGTCCATATCAATACACATTTTTTAATTCAAACAAAGTCTTTATTTATAATTCAACATCCAATGGCTTCGATGTATTATACGACTTTAGTGCGACGCCTGGGGATATTGTGACTGTAAAAGATACTCCATTTCCTGGTTACTGCCCTGAAGGTTGTTACCCGGATTGTCAATTATTTCAATATGTGATTGATAGCATAAATTATAACCTGTTCATTAATGGAATAAATTTGAAAAGATTCTATACCTCACCCACTGAAAATTCTGATTATGTATTTACTGATCCGGATAGTATGGTCGGCTATGCTCCAATAATTGAAAGGCTGGGCTCATTAAAATATTTGTTCGGAGTTACTCGTATGCAGGTCATGGAAGGCGCAATAAATTGCTTGAGGTGTTATGAAGACAGTACGATTTTTTATAGGATCCCTGGCTGGCCTACAACTCTTCCATGTGATTATCTTCCACCTCTTTACACCCAACTCCCCGAAGATTCGGGAATGTTAAAAAAGCAAATAAAGGTATATCCTAATCCATCCGCAACCAATTTATACATTCAGTATCCGGATGGATTCGAAATACTGGGATATGAACTAATTAATTTATCAGGGTTGATTTGCCAAAGAGAAGACTTTTTAGTCCCCCAGAATCCTGTCTCTATAATTTCTTTAAGGCAGGGATATTATTTTTTAAAACTCAAGACAAGTAGAGGTGTCTTTTATTTTCATTTCATAAAGATTTAA